The following proteins are co-located in the Pedobacter sp. FW305-3-2-15-E-R2A2 genome:
- a CDS encoding DUF3347 domain-containing protein codes for MKLFIFSTLLSTLFLAACSNSSSTTSPSEATQHTDSTASVISSEKTKPAPADGIINGYLQLKNALVADDDKAAAEAGNVMTKAMAAFDKTALSAEQAKIYNDIEAGVKEHAEHIGENVGNIHHQREHFESLSQDIYDLAKAVGTGQKLYFDHCPMYNDKKGANWISETKEIQNPYLGKSMPTCGSLKEELN; via the coding sequence ATGAAACTATTCATCTTTAGTACGCTGCTTTCTACTTTATTTCTTGCTGCATGCAGCAACAGCAGTTCTACGACCAGTCCATCTGAAGCTACACAACATACCGATAGCACTGCATCCGTCATCTCATCAGAAAAAACAAAACCTGCTCCGGCAGACGGAATCATCAATGGCTACCTGCAGCTGAAAAATGCATTGGTGGCAGATGATGATAAAGCGGCAGCGGAGGCTGGAAATGTAATGACGAAAGCCATGGCTGCATTTGATAAAACAGCGTTAAGCGCTGAGCAGGCTAAAATCTATAATGACATAGAAGCCGGTGTTAAAGAACACGCGGAGCATATCGGAGAGAATGTTGGGAATATTCACCATCAAAGAGAACATTTTGAAAGTTTAAGTCAGGATATCTATGACCTGGCAAAGGCTGTAGGAACTGGTCAGAAGTTGTATTTTGACCATTGTCCAATGTATAATGACAAAAAAGGAGCGAATTGGATCAGTGAAACAAAAGAGATCCAAAATCCATATCTAGGGAAGTCAATGCCTACCTGTGGATCGCTGAAGGAAGAACTTAATTAG
- a CDS encoding class I SAM-dependent methyltransferase, translated as MINNYDKIARYYDRLSRLVFFKSQVNAQINQLKYIPENSRVLIVGGGTGWILEELAKVHPAGLHIVYVEISAKMIALSKVRNIGANTVEFVNMGIEDFSSSLSFDVISSPFLFDNFSERRAWLIFEKLDDLLEEKGHWLFVDFSLNGGSGKWWKSIFLQVMYVFFKLIRIVEASELIDMEPYFKQANYRVIDNKLYYGGFIHGLVYLKENKLV; from the coding sequence ATGATCAATAACTACGATAAAATAGCCAGATATTACGACAGACTGAGTCGTCTGGTGTTTTTTAAATCTCAGGTAAATGCCCAGATTAATCAACTGAAGTACATTCCCGAAAATAGCAGGGTGTTAATTGTTGGTGGAGGAACGGGCTGGATTTTGGAAGAACTTGCAAAAGTTCATCCTGCTGGCCTGCATATCGTTTATGTGGAGATATCCGCAAAGATGATCGCGCTTTCTAAAGTCAGAAATATAGGAGCGAACACCGTTGAATTTGTCAACATGGGGATAGAAGACTTTTCTTCTTCTTTAAGTTTTGACGTGATTTCCAGTCCGTTTTTGTTTGATAACTTTTCTGAGCGCAGGGCCTGGCTGATTTTTGAAAAGCTGGATGACTTGCTGGAAGAAAAAGGACATTGGCTTTTTGTAGATTTTAGTTTGAATGGGGGGAGTGGGAAATGGTGGAAATCTATATTCCTTCAGGTGATGTATGTTTTCTTTAAGCTCATCAGGATTGTGGAGGCATCGGAACTGATTGATATGGAACCTTATTTTAAACAGGCGAATTACAGGGTAATCGACAATAAGTTATACTACGGAGGTTTCATTCATGGCTTGGTTTATCTTAAAGAGAATAAACTCGTTTAA
- a CDS encoding 3',5'-cyclic-nucleotide phosphodiesterase — translation MLKRISCILSFVLLSGLSSFAQQTNTSFKIVPLGVKGGDDESNLSAYLLAPLQSDNYIALDAGTIHAGIQKAIQRGIFKGSTQEVLKKQVKGYLISHAHLDHLAGLIINSPADSSKNIYSMPKVLNIIRDKYFTWDAWANFANDGEKPQLKKYTYTPLEEDKSQALEGTEMTVQAYTLSHGNPYQSTAFLVKTNESYVLYLGDTGADEIEKSDRLKKLWQKVAPLVNSGQLKAIFLEVSFPNEQPENQLFGHLTPKLFFKELQQLQQLTEAAAFRKLSFIITHRKPPIYKEERIKKQLKAANDLNLKLIFPQQGRMLIIN, via the coding sequence ATGCTAAAAAGAATCTCCTGTATTTTATCATTCGTACTCCTTAGCGGACTAAGTTCCTTCGCACAGCAAACGAATACTTCCTTTAAAATTGTCCCTCTTGGCGTTAAAGGTGGCGATGATGAAAGCAATCTTTCTGCTTACCTCCTTGCCCCTCTTCAGAGCGACAACTATATCGCACTTGATGCGGGAACCATTCATGCAGGCATTCAAAAAGCAATTCAACGTGGCATCTTTAAAGGCTCCACTCAGGAAGTCCTGAAAAAACAGGTAAAAGGCTATTTAATATCCCATGCCCATCTGGATCACCTGGCCGGCCTGATCATCAATTCTCCGGCAGATAGTTCCAAAAATATCTATTCGATGCCAAAAGTTTTAAACATCATCAGGGATAAATACTTTACCTGGGATGCCTGGGCAAACTTTGCGAATGACGGAGAAAAACCTCAATTGAAAAAATATACTTATACCCCACTCGAAGAAGATAAATCTCAGGCTTTGGAAGGAACAGAGATGACAGTTCAGGCCTATACTTTGAGCCATGGTAACCCCTATCAAAGCACCGCTTTTCTCGTTAAAACCAATGAAAGTTATGTTTTGTATTTGGGAGATACCGGAGCGGACGAGATCGAAAAGTCAGACCGCTTAAAGAAATTATGGCAAAAAGTGGCACCATTGGTAAATTCAGGCCAATTAAAGGCGATATTCTTAGAAGTCTCCTTTCCGAATGAGCAACCCGAAAATCAACTCTTTGGGCACCTGACTCCAAAGCTCTTTTTTAAAGAACTTCAGCAATTACAACAACTAACTGAAGCCGCAGCTTTCAGGAAACTCTCCTTTATCATCACCCATCGGAAACCGCCAATTTATAAAGAAGAAAGAATCAAAAAACAACTCAAGGCAGCAAACGACTTAAATTTAAAGTTAATTTTCCCACAACAAGGACGGATGTTAATAATAAATTAA
- a CDS encoding M12 family metallopeptidase, producing the protein MKITKNLLFIAVTLLIMAGCKKNTDNSSQEEAPVSKSASTAPFSCEMKVDSPDGKTPGTESNGPANKIWPNGSTIKVRFSGGSTYVRSKVQQYAKSWETYANLTFQFVADNAAADIKVAFDAGGSWSYIGIDTKNKTVSMNYGWFNDNTSDTEFRRTVTHEFGHALGLNHEQSHPDANIPWNTQAVYNYYMGAPNYWTKAQVDYNVLAVSSRTGLYYSAYDKASIMHYPVQAQFTTNNVTIAANNTTISANDALYMTSIYPGR; encoded by the coding sequence ATGAAAATTACAAAAAACCTATTGTTCATTGCAGTTACGCTTTTAATCATGGCAGGCTGTAAAAAAAACACTGACAATTCATCCCAGGAAGAAGCACCTGTTTCAAAATCAGCATCCACTGCCCCGTTCTCTTGTGAAATGAAGGTCGATTCACCTGATGGTAAAACACCAGGTACAGAGTCGAACGGACCGGCCAATAAAATATGGCCAAATGGAAGTACCATCAAAGTTAGGTTTAGCGGAGGAAGTACTTATGTAAGATCTAAAGTTCAGCAGTATGCTAAAAGCTGGGAAACTTATGCCAACCTTACCTTTCAGTTTGTAGCAGACAATGCCGCAGCAGACATTAAGGTTGCTTTTGATGCAGGAGGATCCTGGTCTTACATCGGAATAGACACCAAAAACAAAACCGTTTCTATGAACTATGGCTGGTTCAATGACAATACCAGCGATACAGAATTCAGAAGGACAGTAACCCATGAATTTGGTCATGCTTTAGGCTTGAACCACGAACAATCGCATCCTGATGCCAATATTCCATGGAATACTCAAGCCGTTTATAATTACTACATGGGTGCGCCAAATTATTGGACAAAAGCACAGGTAGATTATAATGTGCTTGCTGTTTCTTCGAGAACCGGATTGTACTATTCCGCTTACGATAAAGCTTCGATCATGCACTACCCTGTTCAGGCTCAGTTTACAACGAACAATGTAACCATTGCCGCTAACAACACTACGATTTCAGCAAACGACGCATTATACATGACCAGCATTTATCCTGGCAGATAA
- a CDS encoding carboxypeptidase regulatory-like domain-containing protein produces MKKHLFLFLFTTFLMLSGQLVRAQNETTASINGLVADAGGPIAGASVIAVHEPSGTRYATSTRSDGRYNIPAMRIGGPYSITVSFVGYKSNTDRVEKLALSQNATLNVKLSEDANNLSEVTVTATQSKVFNSGRTGAAQNISRTAIQNLPTLNRSFTDFVKLTPQFSVQFGSPSFAGRSNVGNNFTVDGALFNNAFGLQGTIGSQTGSQPINMDAFEEINVNIAPYDIRQSGFTGAAINAVTKSGTNEFQGTLNSYFRNQDLVSDYNYAGLKAPVTNFSLKGYGLTLGGPIIKNKLFFFLSGELERRTDPGTGFVASRGNTGPNVSQVKAEDLDALSGYLQGLGYNPGPYENYALNTRSDKLSAKVDYNIDDKNTLSLKYFYFRSYKDILPSNSGAPANNRQPSRQGLPFQSAGYGINNNMDNLNLEFRTRFSNKISNQLTVGFNNMNDFRESKGGKPFPLVDIMNSDGTSSTAFGYEPFTAFNTLKTKVYQVTDNLNIYAGRHEITVGLNYEGYRTLNGFAPNYYGAYSFKSLDDFYNSAKNGLSNAANYSIQYSVLPDGSFPYAKTQSNTYGLYVQDAFTISDQFKLTAGLRADLNDISSSSGLRNENVEKLSFVNGEKIDVSRFPKASILWSPRLGFNWNVNNEGKTQVRGGTGLFTGRPPLVWISNQASNNGVQFGSENTANPTNRPFTPDVDAYRNVNKSTAANNTAYSLAVTQPNFKFMQVWRSNLAIDQKLPGGLNGTIEALYSKDINSVYFRNVNLNTNDSSPLPGADNRPVYKSSRIYGPDAPTPAKPNISEAIVMTNTDKGYSLSLTGTLSKEFKGGFFATAGYTYTDSRSVNDGGTIAQSMWRDRQVSGDPNSEAMSYSTYMVKSRFIASLVYRKEYINHLGTTISMFYQLQDGFRYSYTYANDLNNDGLKGNDLIYVPRDKSEILLVAENTGKTPDLRTPDQIWSQLDSYISQDNYLNKRRGKYAERNGLVGNMVGTLDLRIAQDLFTSFSNKKHALQFTFDVFNFGNLINKTWGVPKFANRANGLLSYKGIDPGTKKPTFSFPYIDATSASPMVNSFSNSIDETARWRMQFGIKYRFN; encoded by the coding sequence ATGAAAAAACATCTATTCCTTTTTCTCTTTACTACGTTTTTGATGCTGAGCGGACAATTGGTCCGGGCACAAAATGAGACTACCGCTTCCATCAATGGTTTGGTTGCAGATGCAGGAGGCCCGATTGCCGGTGCATCTGTAATTGCAGTTCACGAGCCATCAGGAACCAGATATGCTACATCAACACGGTCAGATGGCCGATACAATATTCCAGCAATGCGAATTGGCGGTCCTTATTCGATCACTGTTTCCTTTGTGGGTTATAAAAGCAATACCGACCGCGTAGAAAAACTGGCCCTGAGTCAGAATGCAACCTTAAATGTGAAGCTGAGCGAAGACGCCAATAACCTGTCGGAAGTTACGGTGACCGCTACTCAGAGTAAGGTATTTAATTCTGGCAGAACAGGTGCCGCACAAAATATTTCCAGAACCGCAATTCAGAACCTACCGACGTTAAACAGGAGTTTTACAGATTTTGTAAAGCTTACTCCTCAGTTTTCAGTTCAGTTTGGAAGTCCGAGCTTTGCCGGAAGAAGCAATGTGGGTAATAATTTCACAGTAGATGGAGCCTTGTTTAACAATGCTTTTGGTTTACAGGGAACAATTGGTAGTCAGACCGGTTCTCAACCCATTAATATGGATGCATTTGAAGAGATCAATGTAAACATCGCCCCTTACGACATCCGTCAAAGTGGCTTCACCGGAGCTGCGATCAATGCAGTAACGAAAAGTGGAACGAACGAATTTCAGGGAACACTAAACAGCTACTTCAGAAACCAGGACCTGGTTAGTGATTATAACTATGCAGGTTTAAAAGCACCAGTAACAAATTTCAGCCTGAAAGGCTATGGATTGACCTTAGGAGGTCCGATCATCAAAAATAAATTGTTCTTCTTCTTAAGTGGCGAGCTGGAAAGACGTACCGATCCGGGAACCGGTTTCGTCGCGTCCCGTGGTAACACAGGCCCGAATGTTTCTCAGGTTAAAGCGGAAGACTTAGATGCATTGAGCGGTTATTTGCAAGGATTGGGCTATAATCCTGGTCCTTATGAAAACTATGCACTGAATACCAGAAGTGATAAATTATCAGCCAAGGTCGACTACAACATTGACGATAAGAACACATTAAGTTTAAAATACTTCTATTTCAGATCTTACAAAGACATCCTGCCAAGTAACAGTGGTGCACCTGCCAACAACCGTCAGCCTTCCAGACAAGGGCTTCCTTTTCAGTCTGCCGGCTATGGGATCAACAACAACATGGACAACCTGAACCTGGAGTTCAGAACCCGCTTCAGCAACAAGATCTCCAATCAGCTGACTGTCGGATTTAACAACATGAACGATTTCAGGGAGTCTAAAGGTGGTAAACCATTCCCATTGGTAGACATCATGAACTCTGATGGAACCTCCTCTACGGCTTTTGGTTACGAGCCATTCACGGCTTTCAACACCCTAAAAACAAAAGTATATCAGGTAACAGATAACTTAAATATTTATGCCGGACGCCATGAAATCACAGTAGGTCTTAATTACGAAGGATACAGAACCTTAAATGGCTTTGCTCCTAATTATTATGGAGCTTATTCTTTTAAAAGCCTGGATGATTTTTACAACAGTGCAAAAAATGGGTTATCTAATGCCGCCAATTACAGCATTCAATATTCTGTCCTTCCCGATGGTTCTTTTCCTTATGCCAAAACGCAATCTAACACCTATGGTTTATACGTGCAGGACGCTTTTACCATCAGTGATCAGTTTAAGCTAACCGCAGGATTACGTGCCGACTTAAACGACATCTCTTCTTCATCAGGTTTAAGAAACGAGAATGTAGAAAAACTAAGCTTTGTAAACGGAGAAAAGATCGACGTCAGCAGATTCCCAAAAGCCTCGATATTATGGTCGCCAAGGCTGGGCTTTAACTGGAATGTAAATAATGAAGGCAAAACACAGGTTCGTGGTGGAACAGGGCTATTCACCGGACGCCCTCCATTGGTATGGATCTCCAATCAAGCCAGCAATAATGGCGTTCAGTTTGGATCAGAAAACACCGCAAATCCGACAAACCGTCCATTTACCCCGGATGTTGATGCATACAGGAATGTAAACAAATCTACTGCAGCGAACAATACCGCTTACAGCCTTGCAGTTACCCAACCAAATTTCAAATTTATGCAGGTATGGCGCTCCAACCTGGCAATAGATCAGAAACTTCCCGGAGGTCTGAACGGAACAATTGAAGCCTTATATTCAAAAGATATCAATTCTGTTTATTTCAGAAACGTGAACCTGAATACCAACGATTCATCTCCATTGCCAGGTGCAGATAACCGTCCGGTATACAAAAGCTCCAGAATCTATGGCCCAGACGCGCCAACTCCTGCGAAACCAAACATTTCTGAGGCTATTGTGATGACAAATACGGATAAAGGCTACAGTCTTTCCTTAACCGGAACACTCTCTAAAGAATTCAAAGGAGGATTTTTCGCAACTGCGGGCTATACCTATACAGATTCCCGTTCCGTAAATGATGGTGGTACAATTGCTCAATCCATGTGGAGAGACAGACAGGTTTCAGGAGATCCCAATTCCGAAGCCATGTCTTACTCTACCTATATGGTTAAAAGCCGCTTCATCGCTTCTTTAGTTTACAGAAAAGAATACATCAACCACCTGGGAACAACCATCTCCATGTTCTATCAGTTACAGGATGGTTTCAGGTACTCCTACACGTATGCCAACGACCTAAACAATGATGGGCTGAAAGGCAATGACCTGATTTATGTACCGAGAGACAAATCGGAAATTTTATTAGTGGCTGAAAATACCGGCAAAACGCCAGACTTGCGTACACCAGATCAAATCTGGTCACAATTGGACAGCTACATTAGCCAGGACAATTATTTAAATAAAAGAAGAGGAAAATATGCCGAAAGAAACGGACTTGTAGGAAATATGGTAGGCACATTAGACCTGCGTATTGCACAGGATTTATTTACCAGTTTCAGCAACAAAAAACACGCTTTGCAGTTCACATTTGATGTTTTCAATTTCGGAAACCTGATCAACAAAACATGGGGTGTTCCTAAATTTGCGAACAGGGCGAATGGATTGCTAAGCTATAAAGGCATAGATCCTGGCACTAAAAAACCAACCTTCTCTTTCCCTTACATAGATGCAACGAGCGCTTCACCAATGGTGAATTCTTTCTCTAACAGCATCGATGAAACCGCAAGATGGAGAATGCAGTTCGGTATTAAATACCGCTTTAACTAA
- a CDS encoding DUF3095 domain-containing protein, translating into MPQLTDHFYNDLPANRMALADLLVKASLFHPVPANWHVIITDIKGSTQAVQSGLHETVNLIATGSIVTVLNLAFRAGITVPFFFGGDGATFIVPPSIVDQAMQGLLLYQLNTSENFNLELRVGVVPVQEIYQEGHELNISKFSLSDAFSIPVILGKGLSFAEQLIKAEDYLFASELAPAGELDLSGMQCRWDKIDPPEHSQEIVTLLVMAVGTVSPALVFSKVIRHIDEIYGPPQKRQPISVAKLKLKSSFDRLSVEMRARIGKIRFFELLKSWLINLYGYIYFQTASGKNYLNRLVEMSDTLVMDGRINTVISGNQAERFQLLKVFDELEQAGELVYGVHVSGDSVMSCYVRDLKDGHIHFVDGSEGGYTQAARQLKAKLIHKI; encoded by the coding sequence ATGCCTCAACTTACGGATCATTTTTATAATGACTTGCCTGCCAATCGAATGGCACTTGCTGATCTTTTGGTAAAAGCTTCCTTGTTCCATCCCGTTCCGGCGAACTGGCATGTGATCATCACGGACATTAAAGGATCAACCCAGGCGGTGCAGTCTGGTCTTCATGAAACGGTAAATCTGATCGCTACAGGAAGCATTGTGACGGTGTTGAATTTAGCTTTCAGGGCAGGCATCACGGTTCCATTCTTTTTTGGGGGAGATGGGGCCACATTTATCGTTCCTCCATCTATTGTAGATCAAGCCATGCAAGGTTTGTTGTTATATCAGCTCAATACTTCGGAGAACTTTAACCTTGAATTGCGTGTCGGCGTGGTGCCGGTGCAGGAAATTTATCAGGAAGGCCATGAGCTGAACATCAGCAAATTCAGCCTTTCTGATGCTTTCTCCATTCCTGTTATACTGGGGAAAGGTTTAAGCTTTGCAGAGCAATTGATCAAAGCAGAAGACTATCTTTTTGCCTCTGAACTGGCGCCTGCAGGAGAGCTGGACCTCAGCGGAATGCAATGTCGCTGGGATAAAATTGATCCGCCGGAGCACAGCCAGGAAATTGTAACCCTGCTGGTTATGGCTGTAGGTACTGTTTCCCCGGCATTGGTCTTTAGCAAAGTGATCCGGCACATTGACGAGATTTACGGGCCTCCTCAAAAAAGGCAACCCATTTCGGTAGCTAAGCTTAAACTGAAATCCAGCTTCGACCGGTTGAGTGTGGAGATGCGCGCCAGGATCGGAAAGATTCGTTTTTTTGAACTCCTGAAGAGCTGGTTGATCAACCTGTATGGTTATATTTATTTTCAAACGGCAAGCGGGAAGAATTACCTGAACCGCCTGGTGGAAATGTCAGATACATTGGTCATGGATGGGAGAATAAATACTGTGATTTCCGGTAATCAAGCTGAACGTTTTCAGTTGCTGAAGGTTTTTGATGAACTGGAGCAGGCAGGAGAGCTGGTCTATGGTGTGCATGTTAGCGGAGATTCGGTGATGTCCTGTTATGTCCGGGACCTGAAAGACGGGCATATTCATTTTGTAGACGGATCGGAGGGAGGTTATACACAGGCCGCGCGTCAGTTGAAAGCAAAACTCATTCATAAGATCTAA
- a CDS encoding DUF3347 domain-containing protein: protein MKKIFLIVAFVATFSVQNGFAQDHNNDSKPGQLLDLYYQIKDALVKGNPTLAAGAAEAFSKSALASKDLPEADRKVLLKDAAAISSTKDLKEQRVYLADFSEHMFALAKSVKLSTDPIYKIYCPMKKVNWLSKESAIKNPYYGSAMLTCGKVAETLK from the coding sequence ATGAAAAAGATATTTCTTATCGTTGCTTTCGTAGCAACCTTCTCTGTGCAAAATGGTTTTGCACAGGACCATAACAATGACTCAAAACCGGGTCAGTTACTCGATTTATATTATCAGATCAAAGATGCCCTGGTAAAGGGTAATCCTACGCTGGCAGCCGGTGCGGCCGAAGCGTTTTCAAAATCAGCCTTAGCGTCAAAAGACCTTCCTGAGGCTGATCGTAAAGTACTTCTTAAAGATGCTGCGGCAATTTCTTCGACAAAAGATTTGAAAGAACAGCGGGTTTATCTTGCGGATTTCTCCGAGCATATGTTTGCACTCGCAAAGTCTGTGAAGCTGAGCACTGATCCGATTTACAAGATCTATTGCCCGATGAAAAAGGTCAATTGGCTCAGTAAGGAATCGGCGATCAAAAACCCTTACTACGGAAGCGCCATGCTGACTTGCGGCAAAGTAGCGGAAACACTTAAATAA
- a CDS encoding heme-binding domain-containing protein, with protein sequence MKRTKVVLLTLFALFLIIQLIRPVRNERGQAPEADIKSLYGMPEQVHGIFRRACYDCHSNSTTYPWYAEIQPLGWWLADHIREGKRELNFNEFGTYSLRKQKSKLKSIAGSIEDNSMPLSSYTLIHKNATLSLRDKALVMDWLNSTRDRISLNK encoded by the coding sequence ATGAAAAGGACAAAGGTGGTGCTATTGACCTTATTCGCTTTATTTCTAATTATTCAGTTGATCAGGCCTGTCCGCAATGAACGCGGGCAGGCTCCTGAAGCTGATATAAAGAGCCTTTATGGAATGCCGGAGCAGGTACATGGGATTTTTAGAAGGGCTTGTTATGATTGTCATAGCAACAGCACAACTTATCCCTGGTACGCAGAGATTCAGCCTCTGGGCTGGTGGCTGGCAGATCACATCCGGGAAGGTAAAAGAGAATTGAATTTTAACGAGTTTGGAACTTATTCCCTGCGTAAGCAGAAAAGTAAATTAAAATCTATTGCAGGTAGTATAGAAGACAACAGCATGCCTTTGTCTTCTTATACCCTCATTCACAAAAATGCAACGTTGTCTTTACGCGATAAAGCCCTGGTTATGGATTGGCTGAACAGCACAAGGGACCGCATTTCATTAAACAAATAA
- a CDS encoding SDR family oxidoreductase, translated as MMSGKDLKEKVVLIAGGAKNLGGLLSLDFAKKGAKVVVHYNSDSTKADAEKTLSEIEAIGAEAMIIQGDLTVPANVTLLFDAAIARFGGIDIAINTVGMVLKKPFAETTEAEYDTMFGVNSKSAYFFLQEAGKKINDHGRICTIVTSLLAAYTGLYSTYAGAKAPVEHFTRAASKEFGGRGISVTAVAPGPMDTPFFYGQESPEAVAYHQSASALGGLTNIKDIAPLVEFLVTDGWWITGQTIFANGGYTTR; from the coding sequence ATGATGTCTGGAAAAGATTTAAAAGAAAAAGTGGTACTGATTGCCGGAGGTGCTAAAAACCTGGGTGGCTTACTGAGCCTTGATTTTGCTAAAAAAGGAGCGAAGGTGGTGGTCCATTACAATAGCGACAGTACAAAAGCGGATGCCGAAAAAACACTTTCGGAAATAGAGGCCATAGGTGCCGAAGCGATGATAATACAAGGTGATCTGACGGTTCCTGCCAATGTAACCCTGCTTTTTGATGCGGCCATTGCGAGGTTTGGCGGGATTGATATCGCCATAAATACGGTAGGGATGGTGCTTAAAAAGCCCTTTGCTGAAACCACGGAAGCTGAATATGACACCATGTTTGGCGTAAATTCCAAATCTGCTTATTTCTTCCTTCAGGAAGCGGGGAAGAAAATAAATGATCATGGCAGAATTTGTACCATTGTGACTTCATTACTTGCTGCTTATACCGGCTTATATTCCACCTATGCGGGAGCGAAAGCACCGGTAGAACATTTTACCCGTGCGGCTTCCAAAGAATTCGGGGGACGTGGGATTTCAGTTACGGCCGTTGCTCCGGGACCTATGGATACGCCATTCTTTTATGGACAGGAATCTCCGGAGGCGGTAGCTTATCATCAATCGGCCTCTGCTTTGGGCGGTTTAACAAACATCAAAGACATTGCTCCATTGGTGGAGTTTTTGGTAACGGATGGCTGGTGGATCACCGGACAGACCATTTTTGCAAATGGAGGTTATACCACCAGATAG
- a CDS encoding AraC family transcriptional regulator, producing MTDRLGLKKPSSRVEELTTAYFAFLDKHLSELVEGKATEMLELSEISRELCVSHQHLIAVIQQSSGNHPCHFYDSKILAVARRLLKETSLPVAEIARRLTYDPSNFSKFFKKYSGETPGQFRKKQGF from the coding sequence ATGACCGATCGCCTGGGTTTGAAGAAACCATCCTCCAGGGTAGAGGAACTGACAACTGCCTATTTTGCCTTTCTGGATAAACACCTGTCTGAACTGGTTGAAGGTAAAGCTACAGAGATGCTGGAGTTAAGTGAAATCTCCAGGGAACTTTGTGTTTCTCATCAGCACCTGATCGCTGTGATTCAGCAAAGCAGCGGCAATCATCCCTGTCATTTTTACGACTCTAAAATTTTAGCAGTTGCCCGGCGCTTGCTTAAAGAGACGAGCTTACCCGTAGCCGAGATTGCCAGACGCTTAACCTACGATCCTTCCAATTTCTCCAAGTTTTTTAAAAAGTACTCCGGAGAGACACCAGGACAATTCAGAAAAAAACAAGGTTTCTAA